The Streptomyces sp. NBC_01775 genome includes a region encoding these proteins:
- a CDS encoding NAD(P)H-dependent flavin oxidoreductase translates to MSAPLDPAPLSTPLTRLVGVRHPLVQTGMGWVAGPRLVSATARAGALGILASATMTLPQLREAVREVKSRTEAPFGVNLRADAGDAGERVRLLIEEGVRVASFALAPSQELIGRLKDAGTVVIPSVGAVRHAEKVAAWGADAVLVQGGEGGGHTGQVATSVLLPQVVDAVGVPVIGAGGFYDGRGLAAALCYGAAGAAMGTRFLLTKESTVPDAVKERYLAARVTDVTVTTKVDGLPHRMLRSDMVAALESSGRIASLLRAVRHAAAFKKHSGLSWTAMLRDGRALRHGKGLTLSQTLLAANTPMLLRAAMVEGSTDAGVMASGQVAGLIADLPTVAELVAATVGQATARLTELAARAGP, encoded by the coding sequence GTGAGCGCGCCGCTGGACCCCGCCCCGCTCAGCACGCCGCTCACCCGGCTGGTGGGCGTACGCCATCCGCTGGTGCAGACCGGCATGGGCTGGGTGGCGGGCCCCCGCCTGGTCTCCGCGACGGCCCGGGCCGGGGCGCTGGGCATCCTGGCCTCGGCGACGATGACGCTGCCGCAACTGCGCGAGGCCGTACGGGAGGTCAAGTCCCGCACCGAGGCGCCCTTCGGCGTCAACCTGCGCGCCGACGCGGGTGACGCGGGCGAGCGCGTGCGGCTGCTGATCGAGGAGGGCGTGCGCGTGGCCTCGTTCGCGCTGGCCCCCTCCCAGGAGCTGATCGGCCGCCTCAAGGACGCGGGGACCGTCGTCATCCCCTCGGTCGGCGCGGTGCGGCACGCCGAGAAGGTCGCCGCGTGGGGCGCCGACGCCGTACTGGTACAGGGCGGCGAGGGCGGCGGCCACACCGGACAGGTCGCCACCTCGGTGCTGCTGCCGCAGGTCGTGGACGCGGTCGGGGTGCCCGTCATCGGCGCCGGCGGCTTCTACGACGGCCGGGGCCTGGCCGCCGCGCTGTGCTATGGCGCGGCCGGCGCGGCGATGGGCACCCGCTTCCTGCTCACCAAGGAGTCGACCGTCCCGGACGCGGTGAAGGAGCGCTATCTGGCGGCGCGGGTCACCGATGTCACCGTCACCACGAAGGTGGACGGACTGCCGCACCGGATGCTGCGCAGCGACATGGTCGCGGCCCTGGAGTCCTCGGGCCGGATTGCCTCGCTGCTGCGGGCCGTGCGGCACGCGGCGGCCTTCAAGAAGCACTCGGGTCTGTCCTGGACGGCCATGCTCCGCGACGGCCGCGCCCTGCGCCACGGCAAGGGCCTGACCCTCAGCCAGACTCTGCTGGCCGCCAACACTCCCATGCTGCTGCGAGCGGCGATGGTCGAGGGCAGCACGGACGCGGGCGTCATGGCCTCGGGCCAGGTGGCGGGCCTCATCGCAGACCTGCCGACCGTCGCCGAGCTGGTGGCGGCGACGGTCGGCCAGGCCACCGCGCGCCTGACGGAGCTGGCCGCACGGGCCGGCCCCTGA
- a CDS encoding NADAR family protein, which yields MRKVNGVGGTGATAARDVTELRRSVRSGPRAKYLFFWGHHPPGRGGLGPGCLSQWWPARFTADGVGYSSAEHFMMAAKARLFGDAETEERVLAAPHPGAAKALGRQVRGFDERVWERERYGIVVQASMAKFGQDPALGEFLLGTAGRVLVEASPLDRVWGIGLAADDPRAANPDRWRGLNLLGFALMETRATPAR from the coding sequence GTGAGGAAGGTGAACGGTGTGGGCGGGACGGGGGCCACGGCGGCGCGGGACGTGACGGAGCTGCGCCGCAGCGTACGGAGCGGGCCGCGGGCCAAGTACCTCTTCTTCTGGGGGCACCACCCGCCCGGCCGCGGCGGGCTCGGTCCCGGGTGTCTGAGCCAGTGGTGGCCGGCGCGGTTCACGGCGGACGGCGTCGGATACAGCAGCGCGGAGCACTTCATGATGGCCGCGAAGGCCCGGCTGTTCGGCGACGCGGAGACCGAGGAGCGCGTGCTCGCGGCTCCGCATCCGGGTGCGGCCAAGGCGCTGGGCCGTCAGGTGCGCGGCTTCGACGAGCGGGTGTGGGAGCGCGAGCGGTACGGCATCGTCGTACAGGCGTCCATGGCCAAGTTCGGGCAGGACCCGGCGCTGGGGGAGTTCCTGCTGGGTACAGCGGGACGGGTGCTGGTGGAGGCCAGCCCGCTGGACCGCGTCTGGGGGATCGGTCTGGCGGCCGACGATCCGCGCGCCGCGAACCCCGACCGCTGGCGCGGCCTCAACCTCCTCGGCTTCGCGCTCATGGAGACCCGCGCGACGCCGGCGCGGTGA
- a CDS encoding class I SAM-dependent methyltransferase: MASRKNLSIDRTALAHKARYAVAHPQRIPAHVRRAVRDRWLALKHRDHVGYYRAVMASDTRRDPEAAVGSATHKGWLKLGELQFAYLCEHGLTPHSRLLDIGCGNLRAGWRLIDYLEPGHYYGIDISPDVLIAAKRTLTTHSLQDRLPHLTLVQDLTLDFLPEGHFDVVHAHSVFSHSPIEIIDECLAHVGRVLAPGGFFDFTFDRTVGPEHQVLREDFYYRTETLTGLAARHGLRARFMEDWERLGHGQSKIRVTAEPATPSPAPERDRTAAQP, encoded by the coding sequence ATGGCCAGCAGGAAGAACCTCTCCATCGACCGGACCGCTCTCGCCCACAAGGCCCGCTACGCCGTGGCACACCCGCAGCGGATCCCGGCGCACGTCCGGCGCGCGGTCCGGGACCGCTGGCTGGCCCTCAAGCACCGCGACCACGTCGGCTACTACCGCGCCGTGATGGCCTCCGACACCCGGCGCGACCCGGAGGCCGCGGTCGGCAGCGCCACCCACAAGGGCTGGCTGAAGCTGGGCGAGCTGCAATTCGCGTACCTGTGCGAGCACGGCCTCACGCCGCACTCACGCCTGCTCGACATCGGCTGCGGCAACCTGCGCGCGGGCTGGCGCCTGATCGACTACCTGGAGCCGGGCCACTACTACGGCATCGACATCTCGCCCGACGTGCTGATCGCCGCCAAGCGCACCCTGACGACCCACAGCCTCCAGGACAGGCTTCCGCATCTGACCCTCGTCCAGGACCTGACCCTGGACTTCCTGCCCGAGGGGCACTTCGACGTCGTCCACGCGCACAGCGTCTTCTCACACTCCCCGATCGAGATCATCGACGAGTGCCTGGCCCATGTGGGCAGGGTGCTGGCACCCGGCGGCTTCTTCGACTTCACGTTCGACCGCACCGTAGGCCCCGAACACCAGGTGCTGCGCGAGGACTTCTACTACCGCACCGAGACCCTGACGGGCCTCGCCGCACGGCACGGGCTGCGGGCCCGCTTCATGGAGGACTGGGAGCGGCTCGGCCACGGCCAGTCCAAGATCCGTGTGACGGCGGAACCGGCGACCCCCTCCCCCGCACCGGAGCGGGACCGGACCGCCGCTCAGCCGTGA
- a CDS encoding VOC family protein → MLRVGSVVMGASDVPRAAAFWTAALGLVPREEMADDWVVLVPEGGASGVQLALGLSGTPPQEHPRIHLDLYAGDAAGQAAEVERLVALGARRVEWDLYPEDADFVVLADTEGNVFCVIDTAHGNETAQGTGTAHG, encoded by the coding sequence ATGCTGAGAGTCGGATCAGTGGTGATGGGCGCCTCGGACGTGCCGCGTGCGGCGGCGTTCTGGACGGCTGCCCTGGGGCTTGTCCCCCGCGAGGAGATGGCGGACGACTGGGTGGTGCTGGTGCCCGAGGGCGGGGCGTCCGGGGTCCAGCTCGCACTGGGTCTGAGCGGGACGCCGCCCCAGGAGCATCCGCGCATACACCTGGACCTGTACGCGGGGGACGCCGCCGGCCAGGCGGCCGAGGTCGAGCGGCTGGTCGCCCTCGGGGCGCGCCGCGTCGAGTGGGACCTCTATCCGGAGGACGCGGATTTCGTCGTCCTGGCGGATACCGAGGGCAACGTCTTCTGCGTCATCGACACCGCTCACGGCAACGAAACGGCTCAGGGCACCGGCACCGCTCACGGCTGA
- a CDS encoding DUF6624 domain-containing protein produces the protein MTAEQDGDNAAFIHELRTMKAEDEATSRKANSESLTEQLAWRRLTARNGDRLRTLLEERGRWPAIEEVGEEAATAAWLVAQHADRQLDVQRLAVKLLERAVKDGTAGPDGRRHLAFLRDRLHVNTGLPQRYGTQIQGVTSDGNPIPWPMEDEEKVDLYRARAGIPTFASYTSQHAPDPE, from the coding sequence ATGACCGCAGAACAGGACGGCGACAACGCCGCGTTCATCCACGAACTCCGCACCATGAAGGCCGAGGACGAGGCGACCTCGCGCAAGGCAAACAGCGAGAGCCTCACCGAACAGCTCGCCTGGCGGCGGCTGACGGCGCGCAACGGCGACCGGCTGCGCACACTGCTGGAGGAGCGCGGCCGGTGGCCGGCGATCGAGGAGGTCGGCGAGGAGGCGGCGACCGCGGCATGGCTGGTGGCCCAGCACGCCGACCGGCAGCTCGATGTGCAGCGGCTGGCGGTCAAGCTGCTGGAGCGCGCGGTCAAGGACGGGACGGCGGGTCCCGACGGCCGCCGCCACCTCGCCTTCCTCCGCGACCGGCTCCACGTCAACACCGGCCTGCCGCAGCGCTACGGCACCCAGATCCAGGGCGTCACCAGCGACGGCAACCCGATCCCGTGGCCGATGGAGGACGAGGAGAAGGTCGACCTCTACCGTGCCAGGGCGGGCATCCCGACCTTCGCGTCCTACACGTCCCAGCACGCCCCCGACCCCGAGTAG
- a CDS encoding zinc-binding dehydrogenase produces MFAAYAARIDKEKPLDGLELGDRPEPRVPPGWTAVTVKAASLNHHDLWSLRGVGLSEESLPMILGCDAAGVDEDGNEVVVHSVIGQTGHGVGPREPRSILTERYQGSFAERVAVPQWNVLPKPKELSFEEAACLPTAWLTAYRMLFTNAGVSPGDTVLVQGAGGGVATAAIVLGAAAGLRVIATSREEAKRERALALGAEAALEPGARLPRRADAVLETVGAATWSHSVKSLRPGGTLVISGATSGPNPPAAELNRIFFLELKVVGSTMGTKEELASLLSFCAAKNVRPVIDSTLPLDRAREGFAKMAEGDLFGKVVLTL; encoded by the coding sequence ATGTTTGCTGCCTACGCCGCGCGTATCGACAAGGAAAAGCCGCTCGACGGACTGGAGCTGGGCGACCGTCCCGAGCCCAGGGTTCCGCCCGGGTGGACGGCCGTGACGGTGAAGGCGGCGTCGCTCAACCATCACGACCTGTGGTCGCTGCGCGGGGTCGGCCTCAGCGAGGAGTCGCTGCCGATGATCCTCGGCTGTGACGCCGCGGGAGTGGACGAGGACGGGAACGAGGTCGTCGTGCACTCCGTCATCGGCCAGACCGGGCACGGGGTCGGGCCCCGCGAGCCCCGCTCGATCCTCACCGAGCGCTACCAGGGCTCCTTCGCCGAGCGGGTCGCCGTCCCGCAGTGGAACGTGCTGCCCAAGCCGAAGGAGCTGTCCTTCGAGGAAGCCGCCTGCCTGCCGACCGCGTGGCTCACGGCGTACCGGATGCTCTTCACCAACGCCGGGGTGAGCCCCGGCGACACCGTGCTGGTGCAGGGCGCGGGCGGCGGCGTGGCCACCGCGGCGATCGTGCTGGGCGCGGCGGCTGGTCTGCGGGTGATCGCGACCAGCCGCGAGGAGGCCAAGCGTGAGCGGGCCCTCGCCCTGGGTGCCGAGGCGGCGCTGGAGCCCGGGGCGCGGCTGCCGCGCAGGGCGGACGCGGTGCTGGAGACGGTGGGCGCCGCCACCTGGTCGCACTCGGTCAAGTCGCTGCGTCCCGGCGGCACCCTGGTCATCTCCGGCGCCACCAGCGGCCCCAACCCGCCGGCCGCCGAGCTGAACCGCATCTTCTTCCTGGAGCTGAAGGTCGTCGGCTCCACCATGGGGACGAAGGAGGAGCTGGCCTCGCTGCTGAGCTTCTGCGCCGCCAAGAACGTGCGGCCGGTCATCGACTCGACGCTGCCGCTGGACCGGGCCCGCGAGGGCTTCGCGAAGATGGCGGAGGGCGACCTGTTCGGCAAGGTCGTCCTGACGCTCTGA
- a CDS encoding TIGR03620 family F420-dependent LLM class oxidoreductase, with the protein MAYNALLGRVGIWAAALQAFDPARQPQVDEAAAELDELGYGALWIGGSPSPDAAQHLLSVTSRAAVGTSILSIWDHAAPEMAARHAQLTDEYKGRFILGLGVSHEEKPTGNDYRTGHPLADRPYSAMRGYLDVLDNAPRPVPAAGRALAALGPRMLELARERSLGALPYLITPQHTAEARDILGADPLLAPELKAVLVPAGGDRDAARDTARDYLGRYLGFANYRNSWLRLGFTEADFEGGGSDRLIDAVYAIGTPEQIRARVDEFLSAGADHVALQVVTANTGKDLPLPEWRILAETLPVNA; encoded by the coding sequence ATGGCATACAACGCACTCCTTGGCCGGGTCGGCATCTGGGCCGCGGCACTGCAAGCCTTCGACCCGGCGCGTCAGCCCCAGGTCGACGAGGCCGCCGCCGAACTGGACGAGCTGGGCTACGGCGCGCTCTGGATCGGCGGCAGCCCCTCGCCCGACGCGGCCCAGCACCTGCTGTCCGTGACCTCCCGGGCCGCCGTGGGCACCAGCATCCTCAGCATCTGGGATCACGCGGCGCCCGAAATGGCCGCCCGGCACGCCCAGTTGACCGATGAGTACAAGGGCCGCTTCATCCTCGGCCTGGGCGTCAGTCACGAGGAGAAGCCGACCGGCAACGACTACCGCACCGGCCACCCGCTCGCCGACCGCCCCTACTCGGCCATGCGCGGCTACCTCGACGTACTGGACAACGCGCCGCGCCCCGTCCCCGCCGCCGGCCGTGCGCTGGCCGCGCTCGGGCCCAGGATGCTGGAGCTGGCCAGGGAGCGCTCGCTGGGCGCGCTGCCCTACCTCATCACGCCCCAGCACACCGCGGAGGCCCGCGACATCCTCGGCGCCGACCCGCTGCTCGCGCCCGAGCTGAAGGCGGTCCTCGTACCGGCGGGCGGCGACCGGGACGCGGCGCGTGACACCGCTCGCGACTACCTGGGCAGGTACCTCGGCTTCGCCAACTACCGCAACAGCTGGCTCCGGCTCGGCTTCACCGAGGCCGACTTCGAGGGCGGCGGCAGCGACCGGCTGATCGACGCGGTGTACGCCATCGGCACCCCCGAACAGATCCGCGCCCGCGTGGACGAGTTCCTTTCCGCCGGCGCCGACCACGTCGCCCTCCAGGTGGTCACCGCGAACACCGGCAAGGACCTTCCGCTCCCGGAGTGGCGCATTCTGGCCGAGACCCTGCCGGTGAACGCCTGA
- a CDS encoding amino acid ABC transporter ATP-binding protein, producing MNTMVKAEAVHKSFGHVQVLKGIDLEVRTGEVFCVVGPSGSGKSTFLRCINHLEKINAGRLYVDGTLVGYREKAGKLYELRDREVAAQRRDIGMVFQRFNLFPHMTAVENVMEAPLQVKRRGKSEARGRALELLERVGLGDKVDSYPAQLSGGQQQRVAIARALAMDPKLMLFDEPTSALDPELVGEVLDVMRDLAREGMTMIVVTHEMGFAREVGDSLVFMDEGVVVEAGSPREVLGNPRHERTKSFLSKVL from the coding sequence ATGAACACGATGGTCAAGGCCGAGGCCGTCCACAAGTCGTTCGGGCACGTACAGGTGCTCAAGGGCATCGACCTGGAGGTGCGCACCGGCGAGGTCTTCTGCGTCGTCGGCCCCTCCGGCTCCGGCAAGTCGACCTTCCTGCGCTGCATCAACCACCTGGAGAAGATCAACGCCGGGCGGCTGTACGTGGACGGCACGCTGGTCGGCTACCGCGAGAAGGCCGGCAAGCTCTACGAGCTGCGCGACCGCGAGGTGGCCGCCCAGCGCCGCGACATCGGCATGGTCTTCCAGCGCTTCAACCTCTTCCCGCACATGACCGCGGTGGAGAACGTGATGGAGGCGCCCCTCCAGGTCAAGCGCCGGGGCAAGTCCGAGGCGCGCGGGCGCGCGCTGGAGCTGCTGGAGCGGGTCGGGCTCGGCGACAAGGTCGACAGCTATCCGGCGCAGCTGTCCGGCGGCCAGCAGCAGCGCGTCGCCATCGCGCGGGCACTGGCGATGGACCCCAAGCTGATGCTCTTCGACGAGCCCACCTCCGCGCTCGACCCCGAACTGGTGGGCGAGGTCCTGGATGTGATGCGGGACCTGGCGCGCGAGGGCATGACGATGATCGTCGTCACCCACGAGATGGGCTTCGCGCGCGAGGTCGGCGACTCGCTGGTCTTCATGGACGAGGGCGTCGTCGTCGAGGCGGGCAGCCCGCGCGAGGTGCTCGGCAATCCACGGCACGAGCGCACCAAGTCCTTCCTCTCGAAGGTGCTGTAG
- a CDS encoding amino acid ABC transporter permease — protein sequence MKTPTDKVPADDAPRPSSGAPEAIKAIPVRHYGRYVAAVIVLALLGLFVNAVAGADLRWKAVGDFFFDDEILVGVRNTIVVSVLSMLMGLVLGIILSVMRMSKNPVTSTVAWGYIWFFRGTPVYVQLLLWFNLALIFPILNLGPIYKDEMTDVMTPFMAALLGLGLNEAAYMAEICRAGIQSVDEGQTEASQALGMTQAQNMRRIVLPQAMRVIVPPTGNEFINLLKTSSLCSVVMYEEVLRKAQNIGNNSSAVVELLLVATIWYLAITTVFSIGQYYLERRYARGTSRQLPATPWQKARQNIFTFGRGTGSGAQAG from the coding sequence GTGAAAACACCCACCGACAAGGTGCCCGCCGACGACGCGCCCCGCCCGTCGTCCGGCGCACCCGAGGCCATCAAGGCCATACCCGTGCGGCACTATGGCCGCTACGTCGCCGCAGTGATCGTCCTCGCCCTGCTCGGGCTGTTCGTGAACGCCGTGGCCGGCGCCGATCTGCGCTGGAAGGCCGTCGGCGACTTCTTCTTCGACGACGAGATCCTCGTGGGCGTCCGGAACACGATCGTGGTCAGCGTGCTGTCCATGCTCATGGGCCTGGTGCTCGGCATCATCCTTTCGGTGATGCGCATGTCGAAGAACCCGGTGACCTCCACGGTCGCCTGGGGCTACATCTGGTTCTTCCGCGGCACACCGGTCTACGTACAGCTGCTGCTGTGGTTCAACCTCGCCCTGATCTTCCCGATCCTCAATCTCGGGCCGATCTACAAGGACGAGATGACCGACGTCATGACCCCGTTCATGGCGGCGCTCCTCGGCCTCGGCCTGAACGAGGCCGCCTACATGGCGGAGATCTGCCGCGCCGGCATCCAGTCCGTCGACGAGGGCCAGACCGAGGCGTCCCAGGCGCTCGGCATGACGCAGGCGCAGAACATGCGCCGTATCGTCCTGCCGCAGGCCATGCGGGTCATCGTGCCGCCGACCGGCAACGAGTTCATCAACCTGCTGAAGACCTCCTCGCTGTGTTCCGTGGTGATGTACGAAGAGGTGCTGCGCAAGGCGCAGAACATCGGCAACAACTCCAGCGCCGTGGTCGAGCTGCTGCTCGTGGCCACCATCTGGTATCTGGCGATCACCACGGTCTTCAGCATCGGCCAGTACTACCTTGAGCGGCGCTACGCGCGCGGCACCAGCCGCCAGCTTCCGGCCACACCGTGGCAGAAGGCACGGCAGAACATCTTCACCTTCGGACGCGGCACCGGATCGGGGGCCCAGGCGGGATGA
- a CDS encoding ABC transporter substrate-binding protein: MTASPTPRVAALRARIVPVALAVSGALLLAGCGDQTDGAQSGSDSGGGKAELASKLPKKIRDAGVIKVGTDAAYKPMEYKEGAEIVGLDPDLANAMGKKLGVRFEFTNGTFDGLITSMQTGRFDVIMSSMTDTKDRQEGLDDKGKKAGKGVDFVDYLTAGSSILVKKGNPDKIEKVGQMCGKKVATQRGTTSHEILKAQTDKCVKDGKKKIDIEPYDTDDEARVRLKTGAVVADVSDFPVAANAAKSGSDFEVVGDQMESAPYGMAVTKENTELRDALKEALTAVIKDGSYKKALEKWGVEDGGVDEAKINSGS; the protein is encoded by the coding sequence ATGACCGCAAGCCCCACGCCACGCGTGGCCGCGCTCCGCGCCCGGATCGTGCCTGTAGCCCTCGCGGTATCCGGTGCCCTGCTGCTGGCCGGCTGCGGCGACCAGACGGACGGCGCCCAGAGCGGCTCGGACTCCGGCGGTGGCAAGGCGGAGCTGGCCTCCAAGCTGCCGAAGAAGATCCGCGACGCCGGCGTCATCAAGGTCGGCACGGATGCCGCGTACAAGCCCATGGAGTACAAGGAGGGCGCCGAGATCGTCGGGCTCGACCCCGATCTCGCCAACGCGATGGGCAAGAAGCTCGGCGTCCGCTTCGAGTTCACCAACGGCACCTTCGACGGCCTGATCACCTCCATGCAGACCGGCCGCTTCGACGTGATCATGTCCTCGATGACGGACACCAAGGACCGCCAGGAGGGCCTGGACGACAAGGGCAAGAAGGCGGGCAAGGGCGTCGACTTCGTCGACTACCTCACCGCCGGCTCCTCGATCCTGGTCAAGAAGGGCAACCCCGACAAGATCGAGAAGGTCGGCCAGATGTGCGGCAAGAAGGTGGCCACCCAGCGCGGCACCACCTCGCACGAGATCCTCAAGGCGCAGACCGACAAGTGCGTCAAGGACGGCAAGAAGAAGATCGACATCGAGCCGTACGACACCGACGACGAGGCCCGGGTACGGCTGAAGACGGGCGCCGTGGTCGCCGACGTCTCCGACTTCCCCGTCGCGGCGAACGCGGCGAAGTCGGGCAGCGACTTCGAGGTCGTCGGCGACCAGATGGAATCGGCGCCCTACGGCATGGCCGTCACCAAGGAGAACACCGAGCTGCGCGACGCCCTCAAGGAGGCGCTGACCGCGGTCATCAAGGACGGCTCGTACAAGAAGGCCCTGGAGAAGTGGGGCGTCGAGGACGGCGGAGTCGACGAAGCCAAGATCAACTCCGGTTCCTGA
- a CDS encoding NAD(P)-dependent malic enzyme, whose product MAAEIVNQKDGLEEGVIDPAFALHRGGKMAVQATVPVRDKDDLSLAYTPGVAKVCSAIAEQPELVDDYTWKSQVVAVVTDGSAVLGLGDIGPEASLPVMEGKAILFKQFGGVDAVPLALSTKDADEIVDTVARLAPSFGGVNLEDISAPRCFEIEARLKEKLDIPVFHDDQHGTAIVTLAALRNAAKLNGRGLGELRAVISGAGAAGVAIARILVEAGIGDVAVCDRKGVVSRDRDDLTEVKRELAGFTNKAGRTGSLEDALEGADVFIGVSGGTIPEESVAKMAEGSFIFAMANPNPEIHPDIAAKYASVVATGRSDYPNQINNVLAFPGVFAGALQVRATDITEGMKLAAAEALAAVVADELSADRVIPSPFDDRVAPAVTSAVAAAARAEGVARR is encoded by the coding sequence GTGGCAGCGGAGATCGTCAATCAGAAGGACGGCCTGGAAGAGGGCGTGATCGACCCGGCCTTCGCCCTGCACCGCGGCGGCAAGATGGCCGTGCAGGCGACCGTGCCCGTTCGCGACAAGGACGACCTGTCCCTCGCCTACACACCGGGCGTCGCCAAGGTGTGCAGCGCCATCGCCGAGCAGCCCGAACTGGTCGACGACTACACCTGGAAGTCGCAGGTCGTCGCGGTGGTGACCGACGGCAGCGCGGTGCTCGGGCTGGGCGACATCGGCCCGGAAGCCTCCCTCCCGGTCATGGAGGGCAAGGCCATCCTCTTCAAGCAGTTCGGCGGGGTGGACGCGGTGCCGCTGGCCCTGTCCACCAAGGACGCGGACGAGATCGTGGACACGGTCGCCCGCCTCGCCCCCTCCTTCGGCGGCGTCAACCTTGAGGACATCTCGGCGCCCCGGTGCTTCGAGATCGAGGCCCGCCTCAAGGAGAAGCTGGACATCCCGGTCTTCCACGACGACCAGCACGGCACGGCCATCGTCACCCTCGCCGCCCTGCGCAACGCGGCGAAGCTGAACGGGCGCGGGCTGGGCGAGCTGCGCGCCGTCATCTCCGGCGCGGGCGCCGCGGGCGTCGCCATCGCCCGCATCCTGGTCGAGGCCGGCATCGGCGATGTGGCCGTCTGCGACCGCAAGGGTGTCGTCTCCCGCGACCGCGACGACCTCACCGAGGTCAAGCGCGAGCTGGCGGGCTTCACCAACAAGGCCGGCCGTACCGGCTCCCTGGAGGATGCCCTGGAGGGCGCCGACGTCTTCATCGGCGTCAGCGGCGGCACGATCCCCGAGGAGAGCGTGGCCAAGATGGCGGAGGGCTCCTTCATCTTCGCCATGGCCAACCCGAACCCGGAGATCCACCCGGACATCGCAGCGAAGTACGCCTCCGTGGTCGCCACGGGCCGCAGCGACTACCCGAACCAGATCAACAACGTCCTCGCCTTCCCCGGCGTCTTCGCCGGGGCGCTTCAGGTCCGGGCGACGGACATCACGGAAGGCATGAAGCTGGCGGCGGCCGAAGCGCTGGCCGCCGTCGTCGCCGACGAGCTGAGCGCCGACCGCGTCATCCCGTCCCCCTTCGACGACCGCGTCGCCCCGGCTGTCACCTCCGCGGTGGCGGCGGCAGCCCGCGCCGAAGGTGTGGCCCGCCGCTGA
- a CDS encoding class I SAM-dependent methyltransferase — MTTHALNEADWHGWQSSWDRQQEWYLPDREERFRVMLDMVEAVVGPEPRVLDLACGTGSISDRVLKRMPKATTVGLDRDPALLAIARGSFQGDARATFVTADLSDPDWTSTLPAGPFDAVLTATALHWMRTEPLRGLYGQLAGLVREGGVFMNADHMPEESTPRLNAAVHLFENTLRERRSERGALDWGGWWSTLAADPVLGEVARERFALFGNPAEVHNDHNDEEFQNAAWHAETLRAAGFAEARAVWASPTDGMVVGLR, encoded by the coding sequence GTGACGACCCACGCACTGAACGAGGCCGACTGGCACGGCTGGCAGAGCAGTTGGGACCGGCAGCAGGAGTGGTACCTGCCCGACCGCGAGGAGCGGTTCCGGGTGATGCTCGACATGGTCGAGGCAGTGGTGGGCCCCGAGCCGAGGGTGCTGGATCTCGCCTGCGGTACGGGCAGTATCTCGGACCGGGTGCTCAAGCGGATGCCGAAGGCCACGACTGTCGGGCTCGACCGCGACCCCGCGCTGCTGGCGATCGCGCGCGGCTCTTTCCAGGGGGACGCGCGCGCCACGTTCGTCACGGCCGATCTGAGCGACCCGGACTGGACCTCCACGCTGCCCGCCGGCCCGTTCGACGCCGTACTGACCGCGACGGCGCTGCACTGGATGCGGACGGAGCCGCTGCGGGGCCTGTACGGGCAGCTCGCGGGGCTCGTGCGGGAGGGCGGCGTCTTCATGAACGCCGACCACATGCCCGAGGAGTCGACGCCGCGGCTCAACGCGGCCGTGCACCTCTTCGAGAACACGCTGCGTGAGCGACGGAGTGAGCGGGGAGCGCTCGACTGGGGCGGGTGGTGGAGCACGCTGGCCGCCGACCCGGTGCTGGGGGAGGTCGCCCGCGAGCGGTTCGCGCTGTTCGGGAACCCCGCGGAGGTGCACAACGATCACAACGACGAGGAGTTCCAGAACGCGGCGTGGCACGCGGAGACTCTGCGGGCGGCCGGCTTTGCCGAGGCCCGGGCGGTGTGGGCTTCGCCCACTGACGGGATGGTCGTCGGCTTGCGCTGA